In Sedimentibacter sp. MB31-C6, one genomic interval encodes:
- the truB gene encoding tRNA pseudouridine(55) synthase TruB, whose translation MNGILNILKPTGMTSHDVVYYVRKTLGIKKVGHAGTLDPNVAGVLVICVGKGTKFSDILMNGDKEYVCELILGHSTDTQDSYGRIVKTGDNLRVTEQDILKVLKEFKGEQLQTPPAYSAVKLNGKKLYEYARQNIVVEKPKRPINIKELTLLKFNKNKILMNVKCSKGTYMRTLCNDIGERLGTLGHMGILIRTAAKGLNINESTTLDELKFFMESGRLDECLIPIDKMFPMKGLYIDRIHFDKIVSGNEIITDTSELNSDNNFYIYCMETLIGIGHKIDDNKIKMDKLLM comes from the coding sequence ATGAACGGAATATTAAACATATTGAAACCGACAGGTATGACATCTCATGATGTTGTATATTATGTAAGAAAGACCCTCGGAATTAAAAAGGTTGGTCATGCTGGTACGCTTGATCCTAATGTAGCAGGCGTTTTAGTAATATGTGTTGGGAAAGGTACTAAATTCAGCGATATATTGATGAATGGGGATAAAGAATATGTATGCGAATTAATATTGGGACACAGTACTGATACTCAAGACAGTTACGGTAGGATTGTTAAAACTGGAGACAATTTAAGAGTAACAGAACAAGATATATTAAAAGTTCTAAAGGAATTCAAGGGAGAGCAACTTCAAACACCTCCTGCATATTCTGCAGTTAAACTTAATGGTAAGAAACTATACGAGTATGCAAGACAAAATATAGTAGTTGAAAAACCTAAAAGACCGATTAATATAAAAGAACTTACCCTTTTGAAATTTAATAAAAATAAAATATTAATGAATGTAAAATGCTCAAAGGGAACATATATGAGAACATTGTGCAATGACATTGGAGAAAGACTTGGAACATTAGGTCATATGGGTATTTTAATTAGAACAGCAGCTAAGGGCTTAAATATTAATGAATCTACTACTTTAGATGAGTTGAAATTCTTTATGGAAAGTGGTAGATTAGATGAATGTTTGATACCTATAGATAAAATGTTTCCTATGAAAGGACTTTATATAGACCGTATTCATTTCGATAAAATTGTGTCTGGAAATGAAATTATAACGGATACATCAGAATTGAACAGTGATAATAACTTTTATATATATTGTATGGAAACTCTTATTGGAATAGGTCATAAAATAGATGATAATAAGATAAAAATGGACAAATTACTTATGTAG
- a CDS encoding DHH family phosphoesterase — MSIKLNLNDIKKIMEMVDKCNNICIAGHKNPDGDCIGSVMALYEFLIPFNKNLTVCIDGSIPYNYKPFVNEEIIAKEYNDNNFDVVFILDCSDAERLGKFTNIINNTIKTICIDHHKTNDNFADINIIDTDISSTGELLYDVIKATGKEITKKMAEYIYIAIVTDTGKFSYSSTSSYTHRKVADLIDLGVNVSKIDNLIYNSKPANIVKAYIECISGIELYYNNKVGITAITKKILDDNNVDMGNIDGVVEFIREINEVEVSCVLKEYDNNTKISLRSKSDEIDVSKISLRYGGGGHSKAAGFEINENIDKVKKLIINDLKEYFGEI; from the coding sequence ATGTCGATAAAACTAAACCTGAATGATATAAAGAAAATAATGGAAATGGTTGATAAGTGTAACAATATTTGCATAGCAGGACATAAAAATCCTGATGGAGACTGTATAGGGTCTGTTATGGCCCTATATGAATTCCTTATTCCCTTTAATAAAAATTTAACAGTTTGTATTGACGGTTCCATTCCTTATAATTATAAACCATTTGTAAATGAAGAAATTATAGCAAAGGAATATAATGATAATAATTTTGATGTTGTTTTTATCCTTGATTGTAGTGATGCAGAAAGACTTGGTAAATTTACAAATATTATAAATAATACAATAAAAACGATTTGTATAGATCATCATAAAACTAATGATAACTTTGCTGATATTAATATTATCGATACAGATATAAGCTCAACAGGAGAGCTTTTATATGATGTTATTAAAGCAACTGGCAAGGAAATAACAAAAAAAATGGCAGAATATATCTACATAGCTATAGTAACAGATACAGGAAAATTCAGTTATTCAAGTACAAGTAGTTATACTCATAGAAAAGTAGCAGATTTAATAGATTTAGGAGTAAATGTTTCTAAAATCGATAATTTAATATATAATTCAAAACCTGCTAATATTGTTAAAGCATATATTGAATGTATATCAGGAATAGAACTATATTATAATAATAAAGTAGGTATTACCGCAATAACTAAAAAAATTCTAGATGACAATAATGTTGATATGGGTAACATTGATGGAGTTGTTGAATTTATAAGGGAAATCAATGAAGTAGAGGTATCCTGTGTATTAAAAGAGTACGATAATAATACGAAAATAAGTCTTCGTTCTAAAAGCGATGAAATTGATGTGTCGAAAATTTCTCTTCGTTACGGAGGAGGGGGACATAGTAAAGCAGCAGGTTTTGAGATAAATGAAAATATAGATAAAGTAAAAAAACTCATTATTAATGATTTAAAAGAATATTTTGGAGAAATATGA
- the rbfA gene encoding 30S ribosome-binding factor RbfA: MSNKRNSRLPAELKRVISEVIRNNVKDPRISELMSVTDVRVTEDLKFAKVYISVYGDSEPTLEALKSARGYIRREVGRKIKIRNTPELIFVKDDSIEKGIYMNNLINKVLEEEGKKDVDKTKPE; this comes from the coding sequence ATGTCAAACAAAAGAAATAGCAGACTGCCAGCAGAACTGAAAAGGGTCATCTCAGAAGTAATAAGAAATAATGTTAAGGACCCTAGAATATCAGAACTAATGAGCGTAACTGATGTTCGTGTTACTGAGGATTTAAAGTTTGCAAAAGTATATATTTCAGTTTATGGAGATAGCGAACCGACTCTTGAAGCTCTAAAAAGTGCAAGAGGTTATATTCGAAGAGAAGTCGGTAGGAAAATTAAAATTCGCAATACTCCAGAATTGATTTTTGTTAAGGATGATTCAATAGAAAAGGGAATATATATGAACAACCTAATCAATAAGGTTTTAGAAGAAGAAGGTAAAAAAGATGTCGATAAAACTAAACCTGAATGA
- the infB gene encoding translation initiation factor IF-2: MRIYELAKELKMNSKDLVVLAEQELGITIKNHMSSISDLEVIRLKKALNHINSSKKSKSSKGAVIDDEPLVDEDIDLNQAKLKKVDKKLITPNKNTKPKQVSHKSSSNVNKNKADNNKNKQQQHQPVETEKKVYQPKVKVIQVEEPIIVRRLADKMGVTVNNVISKLITLGVMANMNQEIDYDTALLIAEEFGVSLKKLEIVDELQILEDSINKDDVDDEKDLLPRPPIVTVMGHVDHGKTSLLDAIRHTSVTDLEAGGITQHIGASQVEINGKKITLLDTPGHEAFTSMRARGAKVTDIAILVVAADDGVMPQTIEAINHAKAAQVPIIVAVNKIDKPGANPDKVKQELAEQGVLSEDWGGDTIFVHVSAKNHTGIEDLLEMIILVAEVQELKANPNRNAKGTIIEAKLDKGRGPVATVLIDKGTLKKGDAVLVGSSHGKIRAMFNSKGKKINQAGPAVPVEILGLSETPVAGDILIVMENEKDAKNIAEKRKDKIHQENINTSSKVSLDDLYDRIQKGEVKDLNIIIKADVSGSIEAVKQALQKLSMEEVKVNPIHGGVGGINENDIMLASASNAIVIGFNVRPSVSAIDLAKKENVDVRTYNIIYNAIEDINSAVKGMLAPVYKEVVQGRAEVRQTFKVPNVGTVAGVYITSGKVTRKSKVRLLRNDIVIHEGQIASLRRFKDDVSELNSGYEGGIGIEKYNDIKDGDSIEAYIMEEIKR; this comes from the coding sequence ATGAGAATATATGAACTTGCAAAGGAATTAAAAATGAATAGTAAAGATCTTGTTGTTTTAGCAGAACAAGAATTAGGGATTACTATAAAAAACCATATGAGTTCAATTTCCGACCTAGAAGTTATAAGATTAAAAAAAGCATTAAATCATATTAATAGTAGCAAAAAATCCAAATCAAGTAAAGGTGCTGTAATAGATGATGAACCTTTAGTTGATGAAGATATAGATTTAAATCAAGCTAAATTAAAAAAAGTTGATAAAAAATTAATAACGCCAAACAAAAATACAAAACCTAAACAAGTATCCCATAAATCTTCATCTAATGTAAATAAAAATAAGGCTGATAATAATAAAAATAAACAACAACAACATCAACCAGTAGAAACAGAAAAAAAAGTTTATCAACCTAAGGTTAAAGTTATTCAAGTAGAAGAACCTATAATTGTCAGACGTTTGGCAGATAAAATGGGAGTAACTGTAAACAATGTAATATCTAAACTTATTACGTTAGGTGTTATGGCAAATATGAATCAAGAAATTGATTACGACACAGCTCTACTAATTGCTGAAGAATTTGGTGTAAGCCTTAAGAAGTTAGAAATAGTTGATGAGTTGCAAATTTTAGAAGATTCAATCAATAAAGATGATGTGGATGATGAAAAAGATTTGTTACCTAGACCACCTATTGTAACAGTAATGGGTCATGTGGATCACGGTAAAACTTCTCTTTTAGATGCGATTAGGCATACCTCTGTTACTGATTTGGAAGCAGGTGGTATAACACAACACATTGGAGCCTCACAAGTAGAGATAAATGGGAAAAAAATCACACTTTTAGATACACCTGGACATGAAGCATTTACATCTATGAGAGCTAGAGGTGCAAAAGTTACAGATATAGCAATATTAGTTGTAGCAGCTGATGATGGTGTTATGCCTCAAACAATAGAAGCAATAAACCACGCTAAGGCAGCTCAAGTTCCTATTATAGTTGCTGTAAATAAGATAGATAAACCAGGTGCAAATCCTGATAAAGTAAAACAAGAACTTGCTGAACAAGGAGTATTGTCTGAAGATTGGGGTGGAGATACTATTTTTGTACATGTATCTGCAAAGAATCATACTGGAATTGAAGATTTATTAGAAATGATAATTCTAGTTGCAGAAGTACAGGAGTTAAAAGCTAATCCTAATAGAAATGCAAAAGGAACCATTATAGAAGCTAAACTTGATAAAGGAAGAGGTCCAGTAGCTACTGTTTTAATCGATAAAGGAACCTTAAAAAAAGGGGATGCCGTATTAGTCGGTAGTTCTCATGGTAAAATAAGGGCAATGTTTAACAGTAAAGGTAAAAAGATAAATCAAGCTGGTCCAGCCGTTCCTGTCGAAATACTTGGACTTTCAGAAACTCCTGTAGCAGGTGATATTTTGATAGTTATGGAGAATGAAAAGGATGCAAAAAATATTGCTGAAAAACGTAAGGATAAAATACATCAAGAAAATATTAATACATCTTCAAAAGTGTCTTTAGATGATTTATATGATAGAATTCAAAAAGGTGAAGTTAAGGATTTAAATATAATTATTAAGGCAGATGTTAGTGGTTCAATAGAAGCAGTTAAGCAAGCTTTACAAAAACTTAGTATGGAAGAAGTAAAAGTTAATCCTATACACGGTGGAGTAGGTGGTATTAATGAAAATGACATAATGCTCGCTTCAGCTTCAAATGCAATAGTTATTGGATTTAATGTTAGACCATCTGTTTCAGCGATAGATTTAGCTAAAAAAGAAAATGTTGATGTGCGTACCTATAATATAATATATAATGCTATAGAAGATATTAATTCTGCAGTTAAGGGTATGTTAGCACCAGTGTATAAGGAAGTAGTTCAAGGTAGAGCAGAGGTAAGGCAAACCTTTAAAGTTCCTAATGTTGGTACTGTAGCTGGAGTATATATAACAAGTGGTAAAGTTACAAGAAAATCAAAGGTTAGATTGTTAAGAAATGATATTGTTATTCATGAAGGTCAAATTGCATCATTGAGAAGATTTAAAGATGATGTTTCAGAACTTAATTCTGGTTATGAAGGTGGAATTGGAATTGAAAAATATAATGATATTAAAGATGGTGATTCAATAGAAGCTTATATAATGGAAGAGATAAAGCGATAG
- a CDS encoding L7Ae/L30e/S12e/Gadd45 family ribosomal protein, whose translation MNKIYSMLGLARKGGKISIGFDVTVTEIKNKKSVLVLIAEDASEKTKKNILYFCKNHNCEYIEYGEKELLGKSLGRKMVSVLSINDDNIASYLLNNT comes from the coding sequence ATGAATAAAATTTATTCTATGTTGGGATTAGCGAGAAAAGGTGGCAAAATATCTATAGGATTTGATGTTACTGTTACAGAAATTAAAAATAAAAAATCTGTATTAGTATTGATAGCGGAAGATGCATCAGAAAAAACAAAAAAAAATATTCTGTATTTTTGCAAAAATCATAATTGTGAATATATTGAGTATGGAGAAAAAGAACTCCTTGGCAAAAGCCTAGGGAGAAAAATGGTGAGTGTATTATCAATAAATGATGATAACATTGCATCGTACTTATTAAACAACACATAA
- the rnpM gene encoding RNase P modulator RnpM, which yields MKKRKIPMRKCIGCMESFPKKELCRIVKNKENEIKLDLVGKLNGRGTYICKKSDCLEKAIKSKRLAKSIEAEIPDEVYEALKLEISRNE from the coding sequence ATGAAAAAACGTAAAATACCAATGAGAAAGTGTATTGGATGTATGGAAAGTTTTCCAAAGAAAGAATTGTGTAGAATCGTGAAAAATAAGGAAAATGAAATTAAATTAGATTTAGTTGGAAAACTCAATGGTAGAGGAACATATATTTGCAAGAAATCAGATTGTCTTGAAAAAGCGATTAAATCTAAACGGTTAGCTAAATCAATAGAAGCAGAAATTCCAGATGAAGTATATGAAGCATTAAAATTGGAGATTTCAAGAAATGAATAA
- the nusA gene encoding transcription termination factor NusA: MNKDILNALSELEKEKGIRQDVVLEAIKSALETGYKKNYSKSTNFSIEIDEVNGIYKLFSDKIVVENVENKNQEISLEDAKAIDTKYELDDIVKIEIKPKKDFGRIAAQTARQVILQKIREAERENIFSEFYGRESDIITGVVQRISKGNVYLDLGKIEGLITQSEQIPNEIYNSGDRIKAVILEVKNTGKGASIMLSRSHPNLVKRLFELEVPEISDGIIEIFSIAREAGSRTKIAVYTNDPNVDPVGSCVGNKGSRVKNIIDEISQEKIDIIIYDKDPAKYIANSLGPAKIIKVTADDKDKGAVAVVPDNQLSLAIGKEGQNARLAAKLTGWKIDIISESQEIERSSEVE; encoded by the coding sequence ATGAATAAAGATATATTGAACGCACTAAGCGAACTTGAAAAAGAAAAAGGAATTCGCCAAGACGTTGTTTTGGAAGCAATTAAATCCGCATTAGAAACAGGTTATAAAAAAAATTATAGTAAATCTACTAATTTTAGCATTGAGATAGATGAAGTAAATGGAATATATAAATTGTTTTCTGATAAAATAGTTGTTGAAAATGTAGAGAATAAAAATCAAGAAATATCTTTAGAAGATGCTAAGGCTATTGATACTAAGTACGAATTAGATGATATAGTAAAAATAGAAATCAAACCTAAAAAAGATTTTGGTCGTATAGCTGCTCAAACAGCAAGACAGGTTATTTTACAGAAAATTCGCGAGGCTGAAAGAGAAAATATTTTTAGTGAATTTTATGGAAGAGAATCAGATATTATTACAGGCGTTGTGCAAAGAATAAGTAAGGGAAATGTATATTTGGATCTTGGTAAAATAGAAGGCTTAATAACTCAAAGTGAACAAATACCAAATGAAATATATAATTCTGGGGATAGGATAAAGGCAGTTATTTTAGAAGTTAAAAACACAGGAAAAGGTGCAAGCATTATGCTATCAAGAAGTCATCCTAATCTTGTAAAAAGGCTTTTTGAATTAGAAGTACCTGAAATAAGTGATGGTATAATTGAAATATTTTCAATAGCTAGAGAAGCAGGATCAAGAACAAAAATTGCAGTTTATACAAATGATCCTAACGTTGATCCAGTTGGGTCTTGTGTAGGAAATAAGGGTTCAAGAGTTAAAAACATAATAGATGAAATCTCACAAGAAAAAATAGATATTATTATATACGATAAAGATCCTGCAAAATATATAGCAAATAGCCTTGGACCTGCAAAAATTATAAAGGTAACAGCAGATGACAAAGATAAAGGAGCGGTAGCAGTAGTTCCGGATAATCAGTTGTCTTTAGCTATAGGAAAAGAAGGTCAAAATGCTAGATTAGCAGCTAAGTTGACTGGATGGAAAATAGACATTATTAGTGAATCCCAGGAAATTGAAAGAAGTTCTGAGGTGGAATAA
- the rimP gene encoding ribosome maturation factor RimP, with translation MNKKSIETSVREIVQNIIKPTEYELIDVEYVKEGPFKYLRVYIDKSEGVTVDDCADISRSLSKRLDDIDMIKEQYFLEVSSPGVERPFKTETDFNNNIGELVEVKLYMPLNGSKVYTGILLEKQESNIVIEVNNENVAINLNDISKINKVIEDF, from the coding sequence ATGAATAAGAAATCTATTGAAACATCAGTTCGTGAAATAGTTCAAAATATTATAAAACCTACGGAATATGAATTAATAGATGTGGAGTATGTAAAAGAAGGTCCATTTAAGTACTTAAGGGTATATATCGATAAATCAGAGGGAGTTACAGTTGATGATTGTGCGGATATAAGTCGCAGTTTAAGCAAAAGGCTAGATGATATAGATATGATAAAGGAACAATATTTTTTAGAGGTTTCTTCTCCAGGAGTTGAAAGACCTTTTAAAACAGAAACAGATTTTAATAATAATATAGGCGAATTAGTTGAAGTAAAATTATATATGCCTTTAAATGGTAGTAAGGTTTATACAGGAATTTTACTTGAAAAGCAAGAAAGTAATATAGTTATTGAGGTAAATAATGAAAATGTTGCTATCAATTTAAATGATATATCAAAAATTAATAAAGTAATTGAGGATTTTTAA